The Agarilytica rhodophyticola genome has a window encoding:
- a CDS encoding N-6 DNA methylase, with amino-acid sequence MSTQDLVNKLWNLCNLLRDDGVTYHEYINELTFLVFLKMVEETGQQQHIPKGYRWPDLEAYNAASRLDEYKKLLIHLGSHGSLITQAIYNNASTVIRKPATLNKLITEIDKLDWYSAKTEGLGDMYEGLLEINASEKKSGAGQYFTPRVLINAMVELMKPNLDDVIVDPTAGTGGFLISAHHYIDEHNDVESLNEKAYDKYQHKTFYGMELVPDTHRLALMNLMLHDLAIDEKNTGILFGDTLSNEGKQLPQASLILANPPFGTKQGGGIPNRDDLVHYTSNKQLAFLHLMYHRMLQPGGRAAVVLPDNVLFEGSTGRTIRQDLMEKCNLHTILRLPTGIFYAAGVKTNVLFFNKPKDIKKDKGNTKEVWVYDLRSNMPQFGKRTTFNESHFKEFYEAVGKDLTKVKKAARLKFIEKHADGSDVGDDVQGSTNVAGGTTPGATVCRLRCFTREEIAAKDDSLDLSWIRDDSMEDSANLPEPDVLINEALEEMAGAMTELQAILVELGSAEEQEVQE; translated from the coding sequence ATGAGTACCCAAGATCTAGTCAATAAACTATGGAACCTGTGTAACCTCTTAAGAGACGACGGCGTTACCTACCATGAATACATCAACGAGTTAACCTTTTTAGTCTTCCTCAAAATGGTAGAAGAAACCGGCCAGCAACAACACATTCCAAAAGGCTACCGCTGGCCAGATTTAGAAGCCTACAACGCCGCCAGCCGCTTAGACGAATACAAAAAACTATTGATTCACTTGGGTTCCCATGGCTCGCTTATTACGCAAGCCATTTACAACAACGCCAGCACCGTTATTCGTAAACCGGCCACCCTTAATAAACTGATTACCGAAATCGACAAGCTCGACTGGTACAGTGCCAAGACCGAAGGCCTTGGCGATATGTACGAGGGCCTGTTAGAAATAAACGCCTCCGAGAAAAAGTCCGGTGCAGGCCAATACTTTACTCCACGTGTACTCATTAACGCGATGGTCGAGCTTATGAAGCCCAACCTGGACGACGTAATCGTCGACCCCACCGCAGGCACTGGTGGCTTTTTAATTAGCGCCCACCACTATATTGATGAGCACAATGATGTTGAATCGCTAAATGAAAAAGCCTACGACAAGTACCAGCACAAGACTTTTTACGGTATGGAGCTGGTGCCCGACACCCACCGCCTGGCGCTGATGAACCTTATGCTGCATGACCTCGCGATCGATGAAAAAAATACGGGTATTTTGTTTGGCGATACCCTGAGTAACGAAGGTAAACAACTGCCCCAAGCCAGTCTAATCCTCGCCAACCCGCCCTTTGGCACCAAGCAAGGCGGCGGCATTCCCAATCGAGATGATCTGGTGCACTACACCAGCAACAAACAGCTGGCGTTTTTACACTTGATGTATCACCGCATGCTACAACCCGGTGGCCGCGCAGCAGTTGTACTACCAGACAATGTGTTATTCGAAGGCAGCACCGGCAGAACCATTCGCCAAGATCTTATGGAAAAATGTAACCTCCATACAATATTGCGTTTGCCCACCGGTATTTTTTACGCCGCCGGGGTAAAAACCAATGTCCTGTTTTTTAACAAACCTAAAGATATTAAAAAAGACAAAGGCAATACCAAAGAGGTGTGGGTGTACGACCTGCGATCCAATATGCCGCAGTTTGGTAAACGTACCACTTTTAACGAAAGCCACTTTAAAGAATTTTACGAAGCCGTCGGGAAAGACTTAACTAAAGTGAAAAAAGCCGCTCGCCTTAAGTTTATTGAAAAACATGCCGATGGTAGTGATGTTGGAGATGACGTACAGGGAAGTACTAATGTCGCGGGAGGCACGACGCCAGGAGCGACCGTCTGTCGCCTGCGCTGTTTTACCCGTGAAGAAATTGCTGCTAAAGATGATTCACTGGATTTATCCTGGATTCGTGATGACAGTATGGAAGACAGTGCAAACCTGCCCGAGCCGGATGTGTTGATTAATGAGGCCCTGGAGGAAATGGCAGGGGCTATGACAGAATTGCAGGCTATTTTGGTTGAGTTGGGATCGGCGGAAGAGCAGGAGGTTCAGGAATGA
- a CDS encoding restriction endonuclease subunit S: MSELPEGWASTTVDAFIQSMIGGASPKREDYSNNGVLALNKGDIKSRGKLSIKTNPKMLPQEYVENHINKLIDYNDIVVTLRDLSQKADFLGLIARYKNNEKAIITQGMYKLNISTECSGDYLIHFSNSPFYRELVKAEKVGVTQVHLRNDQFRGIEIPLPPLNEQTRIANKLDSLLAKVDAAQARLERIPTLLKRFRQSVLAAATSGELTREWRERDVVDFAMKEIKSLKEKKSMLSIKKPKEPLPAPNIDYEDIPEQWAYSDITPFLDVERAGLKTGPFGSLLKKSDHQAAGIPVIGIENIAKTGFRHGSKIHISLSKANELDGYDLKPGDILISRSGTVGETCVVPENIGNARFSTNIMRLSFFPGSINSMYFRFLFLGSRVVLKQVNELCKGSTRLFLNQKILSSIRYPIPPIEEQKEIVRRVESLFAMADTIEKQYHQAKQRIDRLTQSILAKAFRGELVPQDPNDEPASELLKRIQAEREQKKAKPARKRCKQDSHHEFELFEDFNM; encoded by the coding sequence ATGAGCGAGCTTCCGGAGGGGTGGGCAAGTACCACAGTAGATGCATTCATTCAGTCAATGATTGGAGGAGCTAGTCCAAAAAGAGAAGACTATTCAAACAATGGTGTATTGGCTCTAAACAAAGGGGATATTAAGTCCAGAGGAAAACTATCGATTAAAACTAACCCCAAAATGCTGCCGCAGGAATACGTAGAAAACCATATAAACAAGCTTATTGATTACAATGACATTGTCGTCACCCTGAGGGATTTATCTCAGAAAGCAGATTTTTTAGGTCTGATTGCTAGATACAAGAATAATGAGAAGGCAATAATTACTCAGGGTATGTACAAACTAAATATATCAACAGAATGCTCAGGAGATTATTTAATTCATTTCTCCAATAGCCCTTTTTATAGAGAGTTGGTAAAAGCAGAAAAAGTTGGTGTTACGCAAGTTCACTTGAGAAATGATCAATTTAGAGGAATCGAAATACCACTCCCCCCCCTAAACGAACAAACCCGAATCGCCAATAAACTCGATAGCCTACTCGCCAAAGTCGATGCCGCCCAAGCACGCCTGGAACGCATCCCCACACTCCTAAAACGCTTCCGCCAATCAGTCCTCGCCGCTGCAACTTCGGGTGAGTTAACGCGAGAATGGAGGGAAAGAGATGTAGTCGACTTTGCTATGAAAGAAATCAAATCTCTAAAAGAGAAGAAATCTATGCTTTCAATAAAAAAACCAAAGGAGCCTCTTCCCGCACCCAACATAGATTACGAAGATATTCCAGAACAGTGGGCTTACAGCGATATCACTCCTTTTTTAGATGTCGAAAGAGCTGGATTGAAAACTGGACCATTTGGATCTTTATTAAAGAAGTCGGATCACCAAGCCGCTGGGATTCCCGTAATAGGCATTGAAAACATAGCTAAAACAGGGTTTAGACATGGAAGCAAAATTCACATTTCTTTATCGAAAGCAAACGAGCTGGACGGATATGATTTGAAACCTGGAGATATCTTAATCTCCAGGTCTGGGACTGTAGGTGAAACATGTGTTGTTCCTGAAAATATTGGGAATGCTCGGTTTTCAACAAATATTATGCGCCTATCCTTCTTTCCTGGATCTATAAACTCTATGTATTTTAGGTTTTTGTTCTTAGGGTCACGCGTTGTACTTAAGCAAGTAAATGAATTATGTAAAGGAAGTACAAGGCTATTTCTAAATCAAAAGATTTTGTCTTCTATTCGTTATCCGATTCCACCGATAGAGGAACAAAAAGAAATAGTCCGCCGAGTAGAATCACTATTCGCCATGGCCGATACAATCGAAAAACAATATCACCAAGCCAAACAACGTATAGACCGCTTAACCCAGTCCATACTCGCCAAAGCATTTCGCGGTGAACTGGTTCCGCAAGACCCCAATGACGAGCCTGCCTCAGAATTGTTAAAGCGTATTCAAGCAGAACGCGAACAGAAAAAAGCGAAGCCAGCAAGAAAAAGGTGCAAACAAGACAGCCATCATGAATTCGAACTATTCGAAGATTTTAATATGTAG
- a CDS encoding AHH domain-containing protein, with protein sequence MAYDDLYMDMDDDYLELQFSLRQIISDQKIIDEAIKYYMTGLEQDLVYAESVLAKGGAFSTVNKLIAQRIGIRADARPNFTAKLRKALIVAKRRPDASYAYDAHHIVAKNEARANRAAKILKALGIDIDDPDNGVFLPSNDISKKHGNLKSAYVHNTIHTNIYYSNVNFQIIQAYENNATKDDMKEILQEIAEDLQLGVYPIYSYIPGAEGM encoded by the coding sequence ATGGCCTATGACGATTTATACATGGATATGGATGATGACTATCTGGAGTTGCAATTTTCTCTTAGACAAATTATAAGTGACCAGAAAATTATTGACGAAGCGATCAAATACTATATGACAGGGTTGGAACAAGACCTTGTATATGCTGAGAGTGTACTTGCCAAAGGCGGTGCCTTTTCGACGGTAAACAAGCTGATCGCTCAAAGAATTGGTATACGCGCTGACGCAAGGCCAAATTTCACCGCTAAACTCAGAAAGGCACTTATTGTGGCTAAGAGGCGACCAGATGCGAGTTATGCTTATGATGCCCATCATATTGTCGCTAAAAATGAAGCTAGAGCAAATCGCGCAGCTAAGATACTCAAGGCATTAGGAATTGATATTGATGACCCGGATAATGGTGTATTTTTACCGAGTAATGACATTTCCAAAAAACATGGGAACTTAAAAAGTGCTTATGTACACAACACCATCCACACGAATATCTATTATTCAAATGTAAATTTTCAAATTATTCAAGCTTATGAGAATAACGCTACGAAGGATGATATGAAAGAAATACTGCAAGAAATCGCTGAAGATCTGCAACTCGGAGTGTATCCTATTTATTCGTATATACCTGGTGCGGAGGGGATGTAA
- a CDS encoding imm11 family protein codes for MNYLLSINPHGFKEFDIKSRKDEDIYLFRWTGESRINNWNNLNLAILEDESSKENNAFADITSFKGGSFALSEKAKTLLEPTIGHFVEFLPANLDGELWYILNVINVLDIVDKEKSRHKIYKSGKVGFITHAFLNEPSKSKSNIFIVKDFHPYIFINEETKNIIEKNQLTGALIREYLNP; via the coding sequence ATGAATTACTTGTTATCAATTAACCCACATGGCTTTAAAGAGTTCGATATAAAATCAAGAAAAGACGAAGATATTTATCTCTTTCGCTGGACAGGTGAAAGCCGTATAAATAATTGGAATAACTTAAATCTAGCGATATTAGAAGATGAGTCTAGCAAAGAAAATAATGCATTTGCAGATATTACCAGTTTTAAGGGCGGGTCGTTTGCCTTATCTGAAAAAGCTAAAACTCTGTTAGAGCCTACTATCGGGCATTTTGTTGAGTTTTTACCCGCAAATCTTGATGGAGAACTCTGGTATATCCTTAATGTTATTAACGTCTTAGACATCGTAGATAAAGAAAAGTCCCGACACAAAATATATAAAAGTGGAAAAGTAGGGTTTATTACCCATGCTTTTTTAAACGAACCATCAAAGTCCAAGTCCAATATTTTTATCGTAAAAGACTTTCACCCATATATTTTTATAAATGAGGAAACTAAAAATATTATTGAAAAAAATCAACTGACTGGTGCTTTGATTCGAGAGTACTTAAATCCTTAA